In Rhodamnia argentea isolate NSW1041297 chromosome 11, ASM2092103v1, whole genome shotgun sequence, one genomic interval encodes:
- the LOC115750490 gene encoding RING-H2 finger protein ATL78-like gives MTPASSSYGSLFQDLYFSRRLLLQGPFHQTPNMATPPSYVSSTHEEPYYPSDNSFDSNVVMVLSVLLCALICSLGLNSIIRCALRCSSLVPSETSGHNASARLANTGVKRKALKTFPVLNYTAELKLPGLDAECIICLSEFATNDLVRILPKCHHAFHVQCIDKWLNSHSSCPTCRHCLIETCQKIVGCGSTQASTSGPSPSSPAQAIQITLMPLEPEGPVRDCRGFS, from the coding sequence aTGACTCCTGCTTCCTCTTCGTATGGCTCTCTCTTTCAAGACTTATACTTCTCAAGAAGACTGCTCCTACAAGGCCCTTTTCACCAAACACCAAACATGGCAACTCCACCATCATATGTTAGCAGCACCCATGAAGAGCCTTACTATCCTAGTGACAACAGCTTTGACTCCAATGTTGTGATGGTCCTCTCAGTCCTTTTGTGTGCCCTAATTTGCTCTCTAGGGTTGAATTCCATCATCAGGTGCGCACTAAGGTGCTCTAGCTTGGTGCCCTCGGAGACCAGTGGCCATAATGCGTCAGCTAGGCTAGCCAACACCGGGGTGAAGAGGAAGGCCTTGAAGACCTTCCCTGTCCTAAACTACACGGCGGAATTGAAGTTGCCTGGGTTGGACGCCGAATGCATAATTTGCCTGTCCGAATTCGCCACCAACGACCTGGTCCGGATCCTTCCCAAGTGCCACCACGCGTTCCACGTCCAATGCATCGACAAGTGGCTCAACTCGCACTCCTCCTGCCCGACCTGTAGGCACTGCCTGATCGAGACGTGCCAGAAGATCGTGGGTTGCGGTAGCACTCAAGCGAGCACTTCAGGACCCTCACCATCATCTCCTGCTCAGGCTATCCAAATTACCCTCATGCCACTAGAGCCAGAAGGGCCGGTGCGCGATTGTCGCGGGTTTAGCTAG